One stretch of Gloeocapsa sp. DLM2.Bin57 DNA includes these proteins:
- a CDS encoding RluA family pseudouridine synthase, which produces MEIAQVIALEVANPGDRLDHWLTTQLDDLSRARIQRLIDQGLVLLNGEIITAKKKKLKTGDRLVVNLPEAETVDLAPEAIALDVLYEDESLIIINKPAGLVVHPAPGHPSGTLVNALLYHCKDLPGIGEVKRPGIVHRLDKDTTGALVVAKTDYAYQHLQAQIQAKTARREYLGVVYGAPQQTAGVIELPIGRHQIDRQKMAVIPVEKGGREAKTTWKVVERLGNYSLLHFELDTGRTHQIRVHTSHLGCPLVGDPVYSSGRFHNVKLPGQALHAWKLTLTHPVTQELIEAIAPLPKELEKLLEYLRK; this is translated from the coding sequence GTGGAAATAGCGCAAGTTATTGCTTTAGAGGTCGCCAATCCTGGCGATCGCCTTGACCACTGGCTAACTACACAGCTAGATGACTTATCCCGTGCGCGGATACAAAGATTAATTGACCAAGGGTTAGTATTACTTAATGGTGAAATAATTACAGCCAAAAAAAAGAAATTAAAAACAGGCGATCGTCTAGTAGTTAATCTCCCTGAAGCAGAAACAGTGGATTTAGCACCAGAAGCGATCGCCCTAGATGTTCTTTATGAAGATGAATCTTTAATCATTATCAATAAACCCGCAGGTTTAGTCGTACATCCCGCACCAGGACACCCTTCAGGAACTCTAGTCAACGCGCTATTATACCACTGTAAGGATTTACCAGGTATTGGGGAAGTAAAACGCCCAGGTATTGTACATAGATTAGATAAAGATACCACGGGAGCTTTAGTAGTAGCCAAAACCGACTACGCTTATCAACACCTACAAGCCCAAATTCAAGCTAAAACAGCCCGTAGAGAGTATTTAGGAGTTGTCTATGGTGCACCGCAACAAACAGCAGGAGTAATCGAGTTACCCATTGGACGTCATCAGATAGATCGTCAAAAAATGGCGGTTATCCCCGTAGAAAAGGGTGGCAGAGAAGCGAAAACAACCTGGAAAGTTGTGGAAAGATTAGGCAACTATAGCTTATTACATTTTGAGTTAGATACGGGACGCACTCATCAGATTAGGGTACATACCAGTCATCTAGGTTGCCCTTTAGTAGGAGACCCTGTCTATAGTTCGGGACGTTTTCATAACGTTAAATTACCAGGTCAAGCACTCCACGCTTGGAAATTGACTCTAACCCATCCTGTTACCCAAGAATTAATCGAGGCGATCGCTCCCTTACCCAAAGAGTTAGAAAAACTATTAGAGTATTTGCGTAAATGA
- a CDS encoding NDP-sugar synthase has product MKAMILAAGKGTRVRPITHTIPKPMIPILQKPVMEFLLELLRKHGFTEIMVNVSHLAEEIESYFRDGQRFGVNIGYSFEGRIVDGELIGEALGSAGGIRHIHDFSPFFDETFVVLCGDALIDLDLTAALKWHREKGSIATVITKPVPLESVSSYGVVVTDPEDRVISFQEKPSQEEALSTNINTGIYIFEPEIINYIPPNQKYDIGGDLFPKLVDMGAPFYAVSMNFEWVDIGKVPDYWQAIRGVLLGEIKNVPIPGKQVREGIYTGLNVAVNWDKVDITGPVYIGSMTRIEDGAKIIGPTMIGPNCWICSDATVSNSVIFEYSRLGRGVRLIDKLVFGRYCVDKNGSAIDLQAAALDWLITDARQIPSHEEILEHEKMAQLIKLDAK; this is encoded by the coding sequence ATGAAAGCCATGATTCTGGCAGCAGGAAAAGGTACAAGAGTAAGACCAATTACTCATACAATTCCCAAACCAATGATCCCAATTCTCCAAAAACCAGTAATGGAATTTTTACTGGAATTACTGCGCAAACATGGTTTTACTGAAATCATGGTCAATGTTAGTCACTTAGCAGAAGAAATTGAAAGTTATTTTCGGGATGGTCAACGTTTTGGGGTTAATATCGGCTATTCTTTTGAAGGTAGAATCGTCGATGGAGAGTTAATCGGTGAAGCTTTAGGTTCAGCAGGTGGTATTCGACATATTCACGATTTTAGCCCATTTTTTGACGAAACTTTTGTGGTTTTATGCGGTGATGCACTGATTGACTTAGATTTAACCGCAGCCTTAAAATGGCATAGAGAAAAAGGATCGATCGCCACAGTAATTACTAAACCAGTTCCTCTAGAGTCTGTTTCTAGTTATGGAGTGGTAGTGACAGATCCTGAAGATCGCGTAATTTCTTTTCAGGAAAAACCCTCTCAAGAAGAAGCTTTAAGTACTAATATCAATACGGGTATTTATATCTTTGAACCAGAAATTATTAATTATATTCCCCCTAACCAAAAATATGACATCGGGGGTGATTTATTTCCTAAATTAGTAGATATGGGTGCTCCTTTTTACGCGGTATCTATGAATTTTGAATGGGTAGATATTGGTAAAGTTCCTGATTACTGGCAAGCTATACGAGGAGTACTATTAGGAGAGATTAAAAATGTTCCTATTCCTGGAAAACAAGTTAGAGAAGGGATCTATACAGGTTTAAATGTCGCGGTTAATTGGGATAAAGTAGATATCACAGGTCCTGTCTATATTGGTTCGATGACTAGAATTGAAGATGGAGCAAAAATTATCGGTCCGACGATGATTGGTCCTAATTGCTGGATTTGTAGTGATGCAACCGTTAGTAATAGTGTGATTTTTGAATACTCCCGTCTAGGTCGAGGTGTACGTTTAATTGATAAACTAGTATTTGGGCGTTACTGCGTGGATAAAAATGGCTCAGCTATCGATTTACAAGCAGCAGCGCTAGATTGGTTAATTACCGATGCTCGTCAGATTCCTAGTCATGAGGAAATCCTTGAGCATGAAAAAATGGCTCAATTGATTAAGTTAGATGCAAAGTAA
- a CDS encoding TIGR03943 family protein → MILDILAILAWAILLIRYWFNGQLRLLIHPNYFGLVLGTGIILLILAIAQILPVSRKIVRAGKSNPTNLSTFPPSWGSALMLFTAILGFVIGPSLLSSQTALHRGVRESLPLTQAQIQHFQVASNPEERSLVDWVRTLNAYPEPDAYDGQPVNVTGFVIHDPQLPDNYLLVARFVITCCAVDAYSVVLPVELNQSRVSYPTDSWIKVIGEMRSQELIGERKLVINPSEIIPIDTPSDPYAY, encoded by the coding sequence ATGATTTTAGACATTCTGGCAATTTTAGCTTGGGCAATACTGCTAATCAGATATTGGTTCAATGGTCAACTCAGACTGTTAATTCATCCTAATTACTTTGGTTTGGTGTTAGGAACGGGTATAATTTTACTGATTTTAGCTATTGCACAAATTTTGCCCGTTTCTCGTAAAATAGTTAGAGCAGGTAAATCTAACCCTACTAATTTAAGCACTTTTCCTCCAAGTTGGGGAAGTGCTTTGATGTTGTTTACTGCTATTCTTGGATTTGTGATTGGACCATCCTTATTAAGTAGTCAAACCGCTTTACATCGTGGAGTTAGAGAGTCTCTCCCTCTTACTCAAGCGCAAATACAACATTTTCAGGTAGCTAGTAACCCCGAAGAGCGATCGCTGGTTGATTGGGTACGTACTCTGAATGCTTACCCAGAGCCAGACGCTTACGATGGTCAACCTGTTAACGTTACGGGTTTTGTGATTCACGATCCACAATTACCCGATAATTATCTGTTAGTGGCTCGTTTTGTGATTACCTGTTGTGCTGTAGATGCTTATTCTGTCGTCCTTCCCGTAGAATTAAACCAATCACGGGTTAGTTATCCTACTGATAGTTGGATTAAAGTAATAGGAGAAATGCGCTCTCAAGAATTAATCGGAGAACGTAAACTAGTAATTAACCCTAGTGAAATTATCCCCATTGATACACCTAGCGATCCTTATGCTTATTAA